One Agrococcus jenensis genomic region harbors:
- a CDS encoding VOC family protein, which translates to MIGDSPLVQVAQRAQDLERAAAFYATLLGTSVAATFDPPGLAFLVLGDTRLLLERGAPSALLYFAVDDLDARVERLRASGVSIVAEPHTIFGHADATLGPVGTEERMAFILDSEGNTVALVEHRRGADA; encoded by the coding sequence ATGATCGGGGACAGCCCGCTCGTGCAGGTGGCGCAGCGCGCCCAGGACCTCGAGCGGGCTGCCGCCTTCTACGCCACCCTGCTGGGCACGTCGGTGGCGGCGACGTTCGATCCGCCGGGCCTCGCGTTCCTCGTGCTGGGCGACACCCGGCTGCTGCTGGAGCGGGGCGCGCCCTCGGCGCTGCTCTACTTCGCCGTCGACGACCTCGACGCGCGGGTCGAGCGGCTGCGCGCATCCGGCGTCTCGATCGTCGCCGAGCCGCACACGATCTTCGGCCACGCCGACGCGACGCTGGGCCCGGTGGGCACGGAGGAGCGGATGGCGTTCATCCTCGACAGCGAGGGCAACACGGTGGCGCTCGTCGAGCACCGGAGGGGCGCGGACGCCTAG
- a CDS encoding DNA glycosylase AlkZ-like family protein produces MPAAVRTVSREDARRIAVRAQLLDADRAAVAGSDDLADVVAQLTVLPLNPTDIVCPSAEHVAWTRIPDIAFDDVRRAVEVEQTLFEHLGPHRHPMPAWAIGLRAMRDLPWLLAIGREPTAIGEGSRAWLEANAGFRERVLEQLRLDGPLPQADIADTVDAPFRSSGWNTGRDVAMLLELLQVRGEVVVAERVGQSRIWDLAERVLPTVDAPALDAAWTTWRERWLRASGLERRTHLGEVGEPVRIDGMRGTWRLDPHASAADFSGRVALLSPLDRLIADRRRMVDLWGFEYALEQYTPPAKRRWGVHALPILDGDRLVGKVDARTDRDLGALRVARIHWDADPDADAARLRRAVDDELESMAAWLGVRLVLDERRSPAR; encoded by the coding sequence ATGCCCGCAGCCGTGCGCACCGTCTCGCGCGAGGATGCGCGCCGGATCGCCGTGCGCGCGCAGCTCCTCGACGCCGACCGCGCCGCGGTGGCCGGCTCCGACGATCTCGCCGACGTCGTGGCGCAGCTGACCGTCCTGCCGCTCAACCCGACCGACATCGTCTGCCCGTCCGCCGAGCACGTCGCCTGGACGCGCATCCCGGACATCGCGTTCGACGACGTGCGACGGGCGGTCGAGGTCGAGCAGACGCTGTTCGAGCACCTGGGTCCGCATCGCCACCCGATGCCGGCGTGGGCGATCGGGCTGCGCGCGATGCGCGACCTGCCGTGGCTGCTGGCGATCGGGCGCGAGCCGACCGCGATCGGCGAGGGCAGCCGCGCGTGGCTTGAGGCGAACGCGGGCTTCCGCGAGCGGGTGCTCGAGCAGCTGCGGCTCGACGGCCCGCTCCCCCAGGCCGACATCGCCGACACCGTCGACGCGCCCTTCCGCTCCAGCGGCTGGAACACCGGGCGCGACGTGGCGATGCTGCTCGAGCTCCTCCAGGTGCGCGGCGAGGTCGTCGTCGCCGAGCGCGTCGGGCAGTCCCGCATCTGGGATCTCGCCGAGCGCGTGCTGCCGACCGTCGACGCCCCCGCGCTCGACGCCGCCTGGACGACCTGGCGCGAGCGCTGGCTCCGCGCGTCCGGTCTCGAGCGGCGCACCCACCTGGGCGAGGTCGGCGAACCGGTGCGGATCGACGGGATGCGCGGCACCTGGCGGCTCGATCCGCACGCGAGCGCGGCCGACTTCTCCGGGCGCGTGGCGCTGCTCTCGCCGCTCGACCGCCTCATCGCCGACCGCCGCCGGATGGTCGACCTGTGGGGCTTCGAGTACGCGCTCGAGCAGTACACGCCGCCCGCGAAGCGGCGCTGGGGCGTGCACGCGCTGCCGATCCTCGACGGCGACCGGCTCGTCGGCAAGGTCGACGCGCGCACCGATCGCGACCTCGGCGCGCTGCGCGTCGCCCGCATCCACTGGGACGCCGACCCGGACGCCGACGCCGCGCGGCTGCGCCGGGCCGTCGACGACGAGCTCGAGTCGATGGCGGCCTGGCTCGGGGTGCGCCTCGTGCTCGATGAGCGCCGCTCCCCCGCTCGCTAG
- a CDS encoding phosphatase domain-containing protein, whose amino-acid sequence MKPTPSLAELRAAPEGSLEALLALSDLDRTVAAISGNRITGLLRGDERRELVQLLCEERVAELSPAMRARVVHALRRLAPSPVVSAGIRSMLESLTGAPFRDMKYSLNATGDRHDLEHVVYERLTEADRAAVLAHIAREAEDAPSHDLRILCDIDDTVKAMLHDSRYPRGRVYPGVIELLIALDQGRAAEPSRPGDLTFVTARPEGPRGLIEQYTRNGLAGLGLPPHAVLGGSFLNLFTKASIKERKLQNFDRERALFPECRFMFLGDSGQADAHVGAEMLRRGPDFVVAVLIHEVVPVAGAARDAFEAAGIRFHTSYDDAARIVHRLGLIDTVARDRVFKAVDAETGTMT is encoded by the coding sequence GTGAAGCCCACGCCCTCTCTCGCCGAGCTGCGCGCGGCCCCCGAGGGGTCGCTCGAAGCGCTGCTCGCCCTGAGCGATCTCGATCGCACGGTGGCCGCGATCTCGGGCAACCGGATCACCGGCCTGCTCCGCGGCGACGAGCGCCGGGAGCTCGTGCAGCTGCTGTGCGAGGAGCGCGTGGCCGAGCTCAGCCCGGCCATGCGTGCGCGCGTCGTGCACGCGCTCCGCCGGCTCGCGCCGAGCCCGGTCGTCTCCGCGGGCATCCGGTCGATGCTGGAGTCGCTGACCGGCGCCCCGTTCCGCGACATGAAGTACTCGCTCAACGCCACCGGCGACCGCCACGACCTGGAGCACGTCGTCTACGAGCGGCTCACCGAGGCCGACCGCGCCGCCGTGCTCGCGCACATCGCGCGCGAGGCCGAGGACGCGCCGTCGCACGACCTGCGCATCCTGTGCGACATCGATGACACGGTCAAGGCGATGCTCCACGACAGCCGCTACCCGCGGGGCAGGGTCTACCCCGGCGTCATCGAGCTGCTCATCGCCCTCGACCAGGGCCGCGCGGCGGAGCCGTCCCGGCCCGGTGACCTGACCTTCGTCACGGCGCGCCCGGAGGGCCCGCGCGGGCTCATCGAGCAGTACACGCGCAACGGGCTCGCGGGGCTCGGCTTGCCGCCGCACGCGGTGCTCGGGGGCTCGTTCCTCAACCTGTTCACGAAGGCGTCGATCAAGGAGCGCAAGCTCCAGAACTTCGATCGCGAGCGCGCGCTGTTCCCGGAGTGCCGCTTCATGTTCCTCGGCGACAGCGGTCAGGCGGATGCGCACGTCGGCGCCGAGATGCTGCGGCGCGGTCCCGACTTCGTCGTGGCGGTGCTGATCCACGAGGTCGTGCCGGTCGCCGGCGCCGCGCGCGACGCGTTCGAGGCCGCGGGCATCCGCTTCCACACGAGCTACGACGACGCGGCCAGGATCGTCCACCGCCTCGGCCTCATCGACACCGTCGCCCGCGATCGCGTCTTCAAGGCGGTCGACGCCGAGACGGGGACGATGACCTAG
- a CDS encoding GNAT family N-acetyltransferase: protein MDAPLRIVPANEASPDDLDGVFGARGVGARCRCQRYRLERGESFGGMPVEERIARQLEQTAAGDPDAATTSGLVAYLDDEPVGWAAVAPRGEHRGLVRVFTVPWLRRHEDPADLSVWAITCLFVRAGHRRQGISRQLAAAAVRFALDRGARAVEAYPIVTTAVIDEELHVGTVPTFAAAGLIEVAHPTKRRVVMRRDAG, encoded by the coding sequence ATGGACGCGCCGCTGCGCATCGTGCCCGCGAACGAGGCGAGCCCGGACGACCTCGATGGGGTCTTCGGCGCTCGCGGCGTCGGCGCGCGCTGCCGCTGCCAGCGCTACCGGCTCGAGCGCGGCGAGAGCTTCGGCGGCATGCCCGTCGAGGAGCGGATCGCCCGGCAGCTCGAGCAGACCGCAGCCGGCGACCCGGACGCGGCGACGACCAGCGGGCTGGTCGCGTACCTCGACGACGAGCCGGTCGGCTGGGCGGCGGTCGCTCCGCGCGGCGAGCACCGGGGGCTCGTGCGTGTCTTCACCGTGCCGTGGCTGAGGCGGCACGAGGATCCCGCCGACCTGAGCGTCTGGGCAATCACCTGCCTGTTCGTGCGCGCCGGCCACCGACGGCAGGGCATCAGCCGCCAGCTCGCAGCGGCGGCGGTGCGCTTCGCTCTCGACCGGGGCGCGCGCGCGGTCGAGGCGTACCCGATCGTGACGACCGCCGTCATCGACGAGGAGCTGCACGTCGGCACCGTGCCGACCTTCGCGGCCGCGGGGCTCATCGAGGTGGCGCACCCGACGAAGCGCCGGGTCGTCATGCGCCGCGACGCCGGCTGA
- a CDS encoding diacylglycerol/lipid kinase family protein, producing MPTLVVIGNPTARRFEGAVDAVLREAARAGVYARVVPTTPTEAGASQARDAVASGADAVVAVGGDGTVREIAAVLAGTGIPLGIVPVGTANLFARNLDLPLRDAEAAARIAVSGAAAPVDLGRVVLTRADGTREPEQPFLVVVGVGNDALAVAASSLRAKRRVGWAAYIAAGARRLGHPSFAVRGRFDGGPVESAHAWSVLVHNAARIPAGLQVLPGTRLDDGLLHVAVVSPRHLAHWGRIAAAGAGIARAEGVLRHRRALRVTLGAVDEPMPVQLDGDAVGRVERLDARIDSGALSIRVTRSQV from the coding sequence GTGCCCACGCTCGTCGTCATCGGCAACCCCACCGCGCGCCGGTTCGAGGGTGCCGTGGACGCCGTGCTGCGCGAGGCCGCCCGCGCCGGCGTCTATGCCAGGGTGGTGCCGACGACGCCGACCGAGGCGGGCGCGAGCCAGGCGCGCGACGCGGTCGCGAGCGGGGCGGATGCCGTGGTCGCGGTCGGCGGCGATGGCACGGTCCGCGAGATCGCGGCGGTGCTCGCCGGCACCGGGATCCCGCTCGGCATCGTGCCGGTCGGCACCGCCAACCTCTTCGCCCGCAACCTCGACCTCCCGCTCCGCGATGCCGAGGCGGCTGCGCGCATCGCCGTCTCGGGCGCCGCGGCGCCGGTCGACCTCGGTCGCGTCGTGCTCACCCGTGCCGACGGGACGCGGGAGCCGGAGCAGCCGTTCCTCGTCGTGGTCGGCGTCGGCAACGACGCCCTCGCCGTCGCCGCGTCGTCGCTGCGCGCGAAGCGCCGGGTCGGCTGGGCCGCCTACATCGCCGCGGGCGCCCGGAGGCTCGGCCACCCGAGCTTCGCCGTGCGCGGCCGCTTCGACGGCGGGCCGGTCGAGTCCGCGCACGCCTGGAGCGTCCTCGTGCACAACGCGGCGCGCATCCCTGCTGGCCTGCAGGTGCTCCCCGGCACGCGGCTCGACGACGGGCTGCTGCACGTCGCGGTCGTGAGCCCGCGCCACTTGGCGCACTGGGGCCGCATCGCGGCGGCCGGCGCCGGCATCGCGCGCGCCGAGGGGGTGCTGCGGCATCGCCGGGCCCTGCGGGTGACGCTCGGCGCGGTCGACGAGCCCATGCCCGTCCAGCTCGACGGCGATGCCGTGGGCCGCGTCGAGCGGCTCGACGCGCGCATCGATTCCGGCGCGCTCAGCATCCGGGTGACAAGATCACAGGTGTGA